From one Drosophila subpulchrella strain 33 F10 #4 breed RU33 chromosome 3L, RU_Dsub_v1.1 Primary Assembly, whole genome shotgun sequence genomic stretch:
- the LOC119554261 gene encoding cyclic AMP response element-binding protein A isoform X3: protein MDDECFPAISPKTATSGRVTIDPKCLTFHAPPTHATPTSRLSSNPALNTSVADLTRSSGLQGLQAHQPHHGSGSNHVVVASLEHFQLPQHLYDNDCSSSVSSLRDGSMSPDICSDIEIDESAIKDEPMSPDSSCPASPTSQASSSQRQLSLSLAHLQSELLFEPKHGGLLLATSINSNNSLIKSQQRQQQNLVQDNLLMAKMAIKSEKQNASSGSGKTHAHGYGIPLTPPSSLPSDDSEGNLTPEHLFSPLSPNASVSISVANPAGGESTVRVSRTAAGITRSSSGSTSGSGSSSSTTATSTRQPIHTPLISSQPKGSTGTLLLTEEEKRTLVAEGYPIPQKLPLTKAEEKSLKKIRRKIKNKISAQESRRKKKEYMDQLERRVEILVTENHDYKKRLEGLEETNANLLSQLHKLQALVSKHNVKKS from the exons ATGGACGACGAGTGCTTTCCCGCCATTTCACCGAAGACGGCGACCAGCGGGCGCGTGACCATCGACCCCAAGTGCCTGACCTTCCACGCCCCGCCCAcgcatgccacgcccaccagcCGGCTGAGCAGCAATCCCGCCCTAAACACCTCCGTCGCAGATCTGACACGATCCTCCGGCCTGCAGGGTCTGCAGGCGCACCAGCCACACCACGGATCCGGGTCCAACCACGTGGTGGTGGCCAGCCTGGAGCACTTTCAACTACCTCAGCACCTGTACGACAACGACTGCAGCTCCTCGGTGTCGTCGTTGCGGGATGGCAGCATGTCGCCGGACATCTGCTCCGACATCGAGATCGACGAGTCGGCCATCAAGGATGAGCCCATGTCGCCGGACTCCAGCTGCCCCGCCAGTCCCACTTCGCAAGCGAGCAGCTCGCAGCGCCAGCTCAGCCTTAGTCTGGCCCACCTGCAGTCGGAGTTGCTATTCGAGCCGAAG CACGGTGGCCTCCTGCTGGCCACCAGcatcaacagcaacaacagcctCATCAAGTCCCAGCAGCGCCAGCAGCAAAACCTCGTCCAGGACAATCTGCTGATGGCCAAAATGGCGATCAAGAGCGAGAAACAGAACGCCAGCAGTGGCTCCGGCAAAACCCATGCCCATGGCTATGGAATCCCGCTAACGCCGCCATCCTCCCTGCCCAGCGACGATTCCGAAGGTAACTTAACACCGGAACACTTGTTTTCGCCCCTGTCGCCCAACGCTTCCGTTTCTATCTCCGTGGCCAATCCAGCCGGCGGAGAGTCAACCGTACGGGTCAGCCGCACCGCTGCCGGGATCACGCGATCGTCCTCCGGATCCACATCCGGATCCGGCTCCAGTTCCAGCACAACGGCCACCTCGACAAGGCAGCCGATCCACACGCCGCTGATTAGCTCGCAGCCG AAGGGCTCCACTGGGACGCTGCTGCTGACGGAGGAGGAGAAACGCACTTTGGTGGCCGAAGGCTATCCGATACCGCAGAAGCTTCCCCTAACCAAAGCCGAGGAGAAATCGCTCAAGAAGATTCGACGCAAGATCAAGAATAAA aTCTCTGCTCAGGAAAGCCGCCGGAAGAAGAAGGAGTACATGGACCAGCTGGAGAGGCGCGTCGAGATCCTGGTCACCGAGAACCACGACTACAAGAAGCGCCTCGAGGGGCTGGAGGAGACCAATGCCAATCTACTTAGTCAGCTGCACAAACTGCAGGCCCTAGTTAGCAAGCACAATGTGAAAAAGTCCTAA